Proteins from one Methanobrevibacter millerae genomic window:
- a CDS encoding CehA/McbA family metallohydrolase — MYRMDSHIHSVYSPDSKSKLEDIFRVAKSRDLDIIAISDHNTVEGSQVAQKMTKDDDLFVMPSIEISSLEGHILGFGCSENIKRDLPAAETIDLIHDQAALAIIPHPYCFYRHGLFCKADYEDLKVDAIETKNARFIVGYCNGKAKKLSEKENLPGLGASDAHYYKFVGDCYSTIDCEKDIDSILKAIKKGKTEALGKGTSNIKLSKYLFDYRILKKI; from the coding sequence ATGTATAGGATGGATTCACATATTCACAGCGTATATTCGCCGGATTCAAAATCAAAGTTGGAAGATATCTTCAGGGTAGCCAAAAGCAGAGACCTTGATATAATAGCCATAAGCGACCACAATACCGTGGAGGGCTCACAGGTTGCCCAGAAGATGACAAAGGATGATGATTTGTTTGTAATGCCTTCAATTGAAATATCATCCCTTGAAGGCCACATTTTAGGATTCGGCTGCAGCGAAAACATAAAAAGGGATCTGCCGGCAGCGGAAACAATAGATTTGATACATGACCAGGCAGCGCTGGCAATAATACCTCACCCATACTGCTTTTACCGCCACGGCCTTTTTTGCAAGGCAGACTATGAGGATTTAAAAGTTGACGCCATAGAAACAAAAAACGCACGATTCATTGTAGGCTACTGCAACGGCAAGGCTAAGAAATTATCCGAAAAAGAAAACTTGCCGGGTCTTGGAGCAAGCGATGCCCACTACTATAAGTTTGTAGGTGACTGCTATTCTACAATAGATTGCGAAAAGGATATTGACAGTATATTAAAAGCAATAAAAAAAGGAAAAACTGAAGCCCTTGGAAAGGGAACTTCAAACATAAAACTGTCTAAATATCTCTTTGACTATAGAATATTAAAGAAAATTTAG
- the albA gene encoding DNA-binding protein Alba, protein MEENTIFIGNKPVMNYVLAVVTQFNEYDSVTLRARGKAISRAVDTAEIVRNSFVQDCDVSDIQISTEEVENYNGETTNVSIIQIRLEKY, encoded by the coding sequence ATGGAAGAAAATACCATATTTATTGGTAACAAACCAGTAATGAATTACGTATTGGCTGTTGTAACGCAATTCAACGAATATGACTCAGTAACTTTAAGGGCTAGAGGCAAAGCCATTAGCCGTGCTGTTGACACTGCAGAAATCGTTAGAAACAGTTTCGTTCAGGATTGTGATGTTTCAGACATTCAGATTTCTACCGAAGAAGTTGAAAATTACAATGGTGAAACAACCAACGTATCTATTATCCAAATTAGACTAGAAAAATACTAA